GACCCGATGTAAGAGGAGCCGCAAAACCCGGAGAAAAACCCTACACCTATCGACTCGGTGGCAACAGCTGTCTTGCAGGCGATATCATAGGCGATTACAGTTTCGATGAACCGTTGCAAAGAGGCCAAAAACTTGTATTCGAAGATATGATTCACTACACTTTCGTCAAAAACACGACTTTCAATGGTATCAGACTACCCTCATTAGCCCTGCTAAAAGAGGATGGAAAGTTTGAAATCGTTAAAAAGTTTGACTATTGCGACTACAAACACAGACTCTCATGAAACTCCTTCTTCTCGTTCTTTTCGTCTATAGTGCCTTTGCTCTGTATCTCTATCTTTTCCAAGAAAAAATCATCTTCCGCCCCTATCTTGCTCCTAAAAAGGTAGATATTCCAAAAGAAGCCAAAATTGTTATGGTCGATGGTCAGGAAGTGGGGATTTTGGATCGAAAAAGTGACGTGACGGTGTTTTATTTCGGTGGCAATGCGGATAATGCACTGCAAGCTCTTACTCTTTTTCAAGATCTTCCTTTCAATATTGTTACCTACAACTATCCAGGATACGGAAATTCCAAAGGAAGACCTACCCAGCAAAGTCTCTATCAATCGGCCTTGAGGATTTTTCAAAAGTTTCATACAAAACACAACATCATTGTCGGAAGAAGTCTTGGAACAAGCGTTGCAACCTATGTAGCGTCACTTACAAAACCTACAAGCCTCATCCTCATTACCCCATTCCACTCTATTGCCTACTTAGCCAAGATGCGTTATCCGATTTTTCCTGTTTCACTGATATTGAAGCATCCTTTCCCTACGTACCGATATGTTCAAAAAGTACAGGCTCCTATCTATGTTCTGTTGGCTCAAAAAGACACCCTCACACCACCAAAAAGCTATGAGGCTTTAAAACCATTCATGTCAAACCTCAAAGAGGAACGTATCATACCAAACTCGACGCATGCGGATATTTTAGAGCACCAGCAAACCAAAGAGGTTGTACAACAGTTTATCCTCCAATCTGTTCAAGAGCTCTCTTCATAAGCTCGATGTGATAATTTTCTTGATTATTGATACAATCAAAGAACCGGCTTAGCTCTTCATCCCTTATAGCAGCACTCAATGTCTTGCACTGCTCTTTTGCAGCCAATTCCTCCTCTATACCATCTTTCAAAAACTGCTTCATATCATCAAACCTATACACCTCTTTCATTACAACTCGCGGAACCGCCAAGATACCAAGTCTTGCAGCAATAACACAAAAAGATTTTAGATGATAGAGAGATTCATAGATAAGATCTTCAAAAATAAGGGAGAGTTCACTTTGTCTGGTATGAATCTGGGAGTAGGTATAGGTTACAATCAACTCATACTCTTTATAGATCTCCTCAAAAAGAAATTGCACGAGATTCGACAGACTCTCTTGATCAAGGTTCTTGTAGCTAAGATGGCGATCGAAACTGTGGATATCCACAGGCTCTTGCTCGGAAAACTTTTCCAACATATACACCATATAGGACTCATCACTTCGTATCCTGTCAAAAAGGATATTTTCCGGATACTCCTTTTGTATGGCCTTGATGGAATTGATGAGATCTTTAAACAAGAGAGTGGAATTGTCAAATCCAAGCTGAATATGATCCCTGTCCCAATCAAAATCTTCACCATCTTCTACAATGGCCCCAGCAAGCCATTTGAGATGGCGAAACTGAATATTTGCAAAATCGAGCATCGTATCAAACCAATCACCTTTTGGAAGGCTGAAACCTCCAAATAAAAGTTTCAACCACAACTCATGCTTTTTTCGAAACAGATTGTTCAATTTCTCCTCCTTGGGGTACCGGACAACTAAGGGTCACATATTCGATGTACTCTTTGTTTTCTCCTCTTTTTCTGGCTTCATAGTCTTGCACTGCAGCCATAAACGCTCTGGCAACCACTTCTCCACAGGCAGCATCTTCTGGGGGATTGTCTTTGATCTTTTCAAACACATCTTGTGTAAATTCGACACCGCTTTGAAGCGTTTTGCCTTTATACTCTTCACTAAACAGAGCTCCACTCACAAGCGTGGTACCACATCCATTGGTTTGCCATTTGATCTCTTTGATAATCGTGCTAATAGGATCTATTTTGAGATAAATCACTACCATCTCACCTGTCTGAGCATTTTTCCCGAACCCTTTTGCGTCATACTCTTTCATCTCACCATAATTTGTCGGATTGAGCATGAGTTCCAAGTATTTTGGATCTATAGGGATATTTGTTTGCTCCATAATGCTCCTTTTGCTAAAATCTAAATAGATTATATCCAAAGGGAGTATGTGAAAAAAGAGAAATTGGCAAGGAGCAGATATATACGTGAACTAGAGCGTTTCGTCAATAGAATCGTCGATTTTTTCAATAGAAAAGAACCAACAAAACAGGAAATTGCTTCTTATATAGATACGATCTTCAAACCTCTTGAGACGATAGAAAAAACCTATCTGTCAAGCGAATATCTGAAAGCTTTGGAAAAGTTTGTCGAAAAAAATGCCAATATAGGAAGAAGTGACAAAAGCGCACAAGAACTTAAAGAGGATGTTCTAAAAGAGGCGAATCTCTTACGAAAACTCAAAAGAACCAAGTGTTTCAGCAAAGCAAAACATAAAAAAGGGTGGGAAGAGGCATAGGCCTCTTAGAAGATTGATAGCAGTACCCCGGCTGCCACAGCCGATCCGATAACACCCGCGACATTTGGTCCCATCGCATGCATCAACAAAACATTTGTAGGATCGCTCTCCATTCCAACTCTGTTGGCTACACGTGCGGCCATAGGTACAGCACTCACACCCGCCGCACCGATAAGTGGATTAATTGGCTCTTTGGACATTTTATTCATAATTTTACCCATGATAACTCCTGCAGCCGTACCGATAGAGAATGCCACAAGTCCAAGAAGCAATATGCCTAGAGTTTCTGGTACCAAGAAATATTCAGCGGCAAGTTTACTTCCTACAGAAAGTCCCAAAAAGATCGTGACGATGTTGATAAGTTCGTTTTGTAATGTTTTTGAAAGTCGTTCGACCACACCAGATTCTCGCACGAAGTTACCGAAAGTCAGCGCTCCGATAAGTGGTGAAGACTCCGGTAAGATCAGAAGCGTTAAAATCAACACAGTCAAAGGAAAGAGCATTTTTTCAAGTTTACTCACTTTTCGTCTCGTAGTCATCTTGATTTTTCGCTCTTCTTCACTTGTCAAGGCTTTCATGATTGGCGGCTGGATGACTGGAACGAGTGCCATATAGCTATAGGCAGCAACTGCCATAGCCCCCAACAGATCAGGAGCCAGTTTACTCGCTATAAAGATGGTAGTCGGACCATCGGCGCCACCAATTATAGAGATTGCTGCAGAATCTTGCATACTAAAATCGAATATTCCGAATTGGCTTAATGCAACTGCACCGACAAGCGTTCCAAAAATACCAAACTGTGCAGCAGCACCTAAAAGTGCCGTTTTGGGGTTTGCCAGCAAAGGACCAAAATCGGTCATCGCACCGACACCCATGAAGATGAGAATAGGAAAGAGCTCATTGGCGATACCTGCTTTAAAAAGTTCACCGATAAACCCACCATCGCCAATGATATTGGCAAGTGGAATGTTTGCCAAAAGCCCTCCAAAACCGATAGGTATCAATAAAAGCGGCTCGAATCCCTTGGCGATCGCCAAATAAAAAAGTACAAAACATATAGCGATCATAATGAGGCGGCCGAAGCTTTGCTGAAATTTACTAATTTCATCGCCTTTGGCATTCTTTACGCCATCTTTTGGATTCAAAAAGGCGTATATACCGGTCTGTTTGTAAAAGTTGAGGAGCAAAGAGCCAAAACTCTTGCTTTCTGTTTGCACCTCTTTATGTGCCTCACTGGATGCAACATGGTTCACAGTCGCCAAAGCACCCAACGGAATGAGGAAAAACGAGAGTGCCAGAAAAAAGGTAACTAATCTTTTTTTCATCGCCCTACTCCATCGTCGCCAGAACTTGGCCCTCTTCAACACTATCGTTCACTTTCACAGCAATATGTGCTATCACACCATCTTGAGGAGCCGGGATATCGATCTCCATCTTCATGGATTCCAGTATCATAATCTTGTCACCTGCTTTGACTTTATCACCTGGGTTTACAAGAATCTTCCAGACAGTACCGGGAACGGCTGACTTTATCTCGACCATGCCGCCTGCAGCTTCCCCTTTGCTTGCCTGTTCTTCAACGATCTCAATCTCTTTTTTCGCTTCCGCTTCCGGTTTAACCTCAACGTTTCCTTCAGCAACTTCAACGACAAACTTTTCACCATCAACGATCACTGTATAGATTCCGCTCGTTTTACCCACTTTTTCTTCCTCCATTTCGCTTATTTTTCTCACCATTAATGGACTTTCGCCTTTTAAGAATGCAATGCCTTTATCGCCACAAGCGGCCGCTATAAAGATATTCTCTTCTGTCGTTTCGATATTTTCATCTTCCAGTTTTTTCTTCCAGTATGCTATCGATTTTGTCTCGTCTCTATCCGCAATATCGAGTGGATTCTCTTTTGTTGGTTCGAGTCCCAGCTGTTCGCTTGCCAGTTTTACAACTTCCGGATCTGGTGCAACTGGAGTTTTTCCAAAGTAACCCAGTACCATGCGGCCATATCCCGGAGCTATTTTTTTCCAAGGACCGAACATCACGTTATTGAATGCTTGCTGCCAGTAAAACTGGCTCACGGGCGTCACACTGGTACCAAAACCACCCTTTTCAACCACTTCTCGCATCGCTTTGATCACTTCTGGGTATTTATGCAAGATTTTGTTGTCTCGCATCATCTGGGTATTGGCTGTCAGTGCACCGCCAGGCATAGGAGAAAATGGAATGAGTGGACTCACTTGCGTTGCTTCAGGCGGAATGAAATAGTCTGCCAGGCACTCTTTGAGCGTCTCTTCATAATCTAGTACTTTTTCCATATCAAGCCCGCCAAGATCATACGGCTTGCCCTTAACCGCATGGAGCATCGTGATGATATCTGGCTGACTTGTTCCACCACTTACAGGAGATGCTGCCAGGTCGATACCGTCGACTCCCGCTTCAAGAGCCGCTAGATAACATGCCACGCTTACTCCAGCGGTTTCATGGGTATGAAGACGGATATGTACGTCTTTTCCCAAAAGCTTCCGGGCCATTTTGATAGTCTGATACACTTTTTCAGGGCTGCTGGTACCGCTTGCGTCTTTGAAAGCGAGACTGTCAAACTCGATACCTCTATCCAAAATTTCTCGTAGTTTTTTCTCATAAAATTCTGGAGTGTGTGCACCGGTGCATCCTGGAGGAAGATCCATGATGGTAATGACCGCTTCATGCTTCATTCCATACTTTTTGATGCATTTTGCGGAGTATTCCAGGTTGTCCACATCATTGAGTGCATCGAAATTTCGTACAGTAGTCGTTCCATGCTTCGCAAACATCTTTGCAAACAGATCGATCAGTTCTCTACTACCCGTATCAAGCATCACCGTATTGATGCCTCGAGCCAATATCTGAAGATTTGCTTCTGGTCCAACTTTTTCTCTGAATGCATCCATCATATCGAATGCATTCTCTCGTAGATAGAAAAAGAGACTTTGAAAACGTGCTCCTCCACCAAACTCGAAATGGGTAATTCCAACCTCTTTTGCCGCATCAAGTGCCGGCAAAAAATCTTTCATCAAAACTCGTCCACCAAAAACGGATTGAAATCCATCTCTGAAGGTGGTATCCATCACATCAATGTATTTCTTTTTTGCCATGTTCCCCTCTTTTTATGAGTTTTTCATATGATGCAAAGCAGCGGTTATGGCAGCTACTTTTTTCAATTTTTCTCGTTTTGAAGTTACACCTTTTTCGGCTTTTGGTTCTTCAAAACTTTCAGGAAAGTATTTCAACAAGAGCTTGTGCTGCCAATCCAACACCCATACCATCAACATTAAAAATAGATACACGACCCCCATCCCAAGGATCATATACTTTACGGCTTCCAATATCATGATCGCTCCAATATTAGGATTTGATTTATTGTAATAAAATGTAGCTTACAAAAGCTTATAATTATATTTTGAATAAATTTTTCTTTCCATTTTGTTACAAATGTAATAGAATACCCAAAAAACAAGGAGGGATTCATGGACAAAGAGAAAGCGATGACAGAATTCAAGGCATACGAAAAGATGAGACTGGAGATGTATGATTTTTTGGAGCGCTATATTCCAAAAGATGAAAATGGTCAGCTCGACTTTTCGAAAGCTGGATGCATTCCGGCCAATGAGGTCTTCGATAGATGGTTTGCCCTCGATTATCAAGCAAGAAAAATCCGCGGTATCGCAGTCAACTGTCTGGGGCTCAAAGGTGAGTAGTTTCGACAAGCGGGCAAAAGATTGGGATAAAAACAGCAAAAGAGTGCAAACTGCACGGAAGGTCGCGAAAGCTATCAAAGAGTGCGTGCAAAAAAAGGGATTGGATATTCTCGATTTTGGCTGTGGAACTGGGCTGGTCAGTTATGAACTCACTGATATTGCCAACTCTATCACAGGTATCGACACCGCACCCAAAATGGTGGAGATGTTCAATGCAAAATCCACTTCCAGCACTATTCAAGCGCATTGTAAAGATATCGATGCAATTGAACCCACATTCGATCTTATTGTCAGTTCAATGACATTTCATCACATCGAGGATATCCATGAAATCATCGGTAAACTCTACGCAAAACTAAAACCTGGTGGAATTATATGCATCGCAGATTTAGTCACAGAGGATGGAACATTTCATAGCGACAACACAGGTGTTCATCACTTTGGCTTCGATCCAGAGCGGCTGGCAAAAAAGTTTGAAGAATTGGGGTTTCGAAAACTGTGTCTAAACGTGGTGCATACCATTGAAAAACATAAAAACTTCGATGTTTTTCTACTCTGTATGCAAAAAGGATAACAGCCTTTTTGCATCTTGCACGGCAGCTCCTCCAAAATCGTTATTGAAATAGACATACACATCACTGTGAGATTGCAAAAAACCTTCTATTCTCTTCGCCCACGACAAAAGCGTCGCATCATCGTATGAACCCACATACCTTCCGTTGCTCCCATGTAAGCGAATATAGACAAAACTGGCGGTTTGTACCACAGGTGTACTCTTTTTTCCAAAGTCATGCACGCAAAAAGCGACTCCGTATCTTCGTAACAGTTCAAACAACTCATCTTCATACCAACTGTTATGCCGAAATTCAAAAGCGTATCGGTATCCATGCGGCAAAATGTGTAAAAAGGAGGCTAAAAGCTCGATATCTTTATGCAGTGAAGGTGGCAGTTGAAAAAGGATGACACCAAGATGTGGCTTGAGGGGTTTGACAAGATGCAGAAAACGAAAGAGCTCATCTTTTGCATCTTTGAGCTTTTTATAATGTGTGATCCCTCTATAGGCTTTGATGGTGTAGTAAAATCCTTCTTTTGCCACCTCCAGCCAGTGCTCTATTGTCTTTGCTTTTGGAAGATGATAAAAAGTGGCGTTCATCTCAACCGTGTTGAAATGTTCCATATAGTAAAGAAGATACTCTTTCTTTGGTAGATTATCGGGATAGAACACCCCTTTCCAGTGATCATAGTAAAATCCACTTGTACCTATAAAGGCTTTAGCACTCATAAAGTCCCATCAAGATTGCTTCATCGATCACAAAGGGTTTGATTATCTCCAAAAGATCCCGTTTTGAAACTCCTGGTTGTAGATTAAGAACCCGATCGAGTGCATAGAGTTTTATAAAGTATCTATGGACTCCATTTGGTGGACACGGTCCTCCATAACCTATTTTGCCAAAGTCGTTGATCCCCTGTTTGATCCCGTATTCAAGTTCGGGTACATTTGGGATTCCTTCTGGTAAACCCTCTAAAGAAGAAGGAATATCATAAATTA
The Nitratiruptor sp. SB155-2 genome window above contains:
- a CDS encoding alpha/beta hydrolase, which encodes MRLQTQTLMKLLLLVLFVYSAFALYLYLFQEKIIFRPYLAPKKVDIPKEAKIVMVDGQEVGILDRKSDVTVFYFGGNADNALQALTLFQDLPFNIVTYNYPGYGNSKGRPTQQSLYQSALRIFQKFHTKHNIIVGRSLGTSVATYVASLTKPTSLILITPFHSIAYLAKMRYPIFPVSLILKHPFPTYRYVQKVQAPIYVLLAQKDTLTPPKSYEALKPFMSNLKEERIIPNSTHADILEHQQTKEVVQQFILQSVQELSS
- a CDS encoding iron-sulfur cluster assembly scaffold protein, with product MEQTNIPIDPKYLELMLNPTNYGEMKEYDAKGFGKNAQTGEMVVIYLKIDPISTIIKEIKWQTNGCGTTLVSGALFSEEYKGKTLQSGVEFTQDVFEKIKDNPPEDAACGEVVARAFMAAVQDYEARKRGENKEYIEYVTLSCPVPQGGEIEQSVSKKA
- a CDS encoding sodium ion-translocating decarboxylase subunit beta, with the translated sequence MKKRLVTFFLALSFFLIPLGALATVNHVASSEAHKEVQTESKSFGSLLLNFYKQTGIYAFLNPKDGVKNAKGDEISKFQQSFGRLIMIAICFVLFYLAIAKGFEPLLLIPIGFGGLLANIPLANIIGDGGFIGELFKAGIANELFPILIFMGVGAMTDFGPLLANPKTALLGAAAQFGIFGTLVGAVALSQFGIFDFSMQDSAAISIIGGADGPTTIFIASKLAPDLLGAMAVAAYSYMALVPVIQPPIMKALTSEEERKIKMTTRRKVSKLEKMLFPLTVLILTLLILPESSPLIGALTFGNFVRESGVVERLSKTLQNELINIVTIFLGLSVGSKLAAEYFLVPETLGILLLGLVAFSIGTAAGVIMGKIMNKMSKEPINPLIGAAGVSAVPMAARVANRVGMESDPTNVLLMHAMGPNVAGVIGSAVAAGVLLSIF
- a CDS encoding biotin/lipoyl-containing protein, which encodes MAKKKYIDVMDTTFRDGFQSVFGGRVLMKDFLPALDAAKEVGITHFEFGGGARFQSLFFYLRENAFDMMDAFREKVGPEANLQILARGINTVMLDTGSRELIDLFAKMFAKHGTTTVRNFDALNDVDNLEYSAKCIKKYGMKHEAVITIMDLPPGCTGAHTPEFYEKKLREILDRGIEFDSLAFKDASGTSSPEKVYQTIKMARKLLGKDVHIRLHTHETAGVSVACYLAALEAGVDGIDLAASPVSGGTSQPDIITMLHAVKGKPYDLGGLDMEKVLDYEETLKECLADYFIPPEATQVSPLIPFSPMPGGALTANTQMMRDNKILHKYPEVIKAMREVVEKGGFGTSVTPVSQFYWQQAFNNVMFGPWKKIAPGYGRMVLGYFGKTPVAPDPEVVKLASEQLGLEPTKENPLDIADRDETKSIAYWKKKLEDENIETTEENIFIAAACGDKGIAFLKGESPLMVRKISEMEEEKVGKTSGIYTVIVDGEKFVVEVAEGNVEVKPEAEAKKEIEIVEEQASKGEAAGGMVEIKSAVPGTVWKILVNPGDKVKAGDKIMILESMKMEIDIPAPQDGVIAHIAVKVNDSVEEGQVLATME
- a CDS encoding OadG family protein, yielding MILEAVKYMILGMGVVYLFLMLMVWVLDWQHKLLLKYFPESFEEPKAEKGVTSKREKLKKVAAITAALHHMKNS
- a CDS encoding class I SAM-dependent DNA methyltransferase, yielding MSSFDKRAKDWDKNSKRVQTARKVAKAIKECVQKKGLDILDFGCGTGLVSYELTDIANSITGIDTAPKMVEMFNAKSTSSTIQAHCKDIDAIEPTFDLIVSSMTFHHIEDIHEIIGKLYAKLKPGGIICIADLVTEDGTFHSDNTGVHHFGFDPERLAKKFEELGFRKLCLNVVHTIEKHKNFDVFLLCMQKG
- a CDS encoding DUF72 domain-containing protein; the protein is MSAKAFIGTSGFYYDHWKGVFYPDNLPKKEYLLYYMEHFNTVEMNATFYHLPKAKTIEHWLEVAKEGFYYTIKAYRGITHYKKLKDAKDELFRFLHLVKPLKPHLGVILFQLPPSLHKDIELLASFLHILPHGYRYAFEFRHNSWYEDELFELLRRYGVAFCVHDFGKKSTPVVQTASFVYIRLHGSNGRYVGSYDDATLLSWAKRIEGFLQSHSDVYVYFNNDFGGAAVQDAKRLLSFLHTE
- a CDS encoding YbhB/YbcL family Raf kinase inhibitor-like protein; amino-acid sequence: MKKYFILCMIVAALVAAKGEKMQLLSPAFENGGMIPAKYTCDGADISIPLIFKNVPQEAKSLAIIMDDPDAPMGVFVHWVIYDIPSSLEGLPEGIPNVPELEYGIKQGINDFGKIGYGGPCPPNGVHRYFIKLYALDRVLNLQPGVSKRDLLEIIKPFVIDEAILMGLYEC